Genomic segment of Arachis hypogaea cultivar Tifrunner chromosome 16, arahy.Tifrunner.gnm2.J5K5, whole genome shotgun sequence:
TTCATTTcgtatttttactttttatttacaAAATCTTAAAACAAGAACATTAAAGATGAAAACATAAACCAGAGAGGCCTTGAATTTTGATGTTTTACTATATATGCAAGATTTTCAAGTTGTAGTCATGCTTTTTCCACCTGTGGCAACTACTAATTGTACTTTGTTCACAGGCTAAAGCTGCAACTCAGTTTTTGAATGTAGTTTGGCACTATTTGGAGTCACTGTGTTCAGATCTAAAATCTCATACAATAACTAGTGTACAATCGAATAATGACAGGGTAAGGTAGCCAACTTACTTTAATGTAAATTTGATAGAAGGAAAGAAATACATATAAGAATTCTATGTGTTCTATAATATCACATTTTATATTcctaaattttatgtttttttaaaaagaatagtAATAAATAATGAAGAATAAGTAACTTGccaacttgttttttttttcatgccTCACCCTTGATTAAATTTTTCAGGTTTCTTTACTTCTTAAGGAGACATTCATTGATTCATTTCCTAATAGGGACCAGCTATTCATGAAGGTAAcaacctttttcttattttatttttaaagaaaaattgtaGGACATCTTGATCATGCACAGTTTTGTCATCCTTTGTCttgtttagaataaaaattaattgtcCTCTTAATATGTGGAGAAATGTTCAGCATTTTTAACATTATGGAGTGTTACATCAGATATTCAGGACCATAGGGGTGAAATGTTAGGACCCCCCTTCAATGAAGTTCAAATGTGTAACTATTTTGAATGAAGATTAAAGATTGTAACTAATTTTTTAAGAACAGTGTGCACTGCACATattgtctttattatttttttttctattataaaaagaATGATCATTTTTTATTGGAAAACACTCTTTACCATAGCATAATCCTAGAATTTACAGccgtgttattattattattattattattttggtttcTAGGGTATTGATTATGAGTCGTTGTTGGGCTTGCAGCTATTTGTAGATACACAACTGTTCAGTGTTTTATCAGATTCTCGTATATCAAGTTTTGAGAGAGGTCAGTTATAGccacattaatttatataaaacacAAAGGTGGAGTGGAACATATGCTTCTTAACCCATACTGGTGAAGGTGAACTAACTTAAGTGCACATGAAATTTTGCTAATCAAAGAATccaatgtatttttttttctttgggaaTGACAAAACATTGATATGGGGTGTTCATGGTTAATGAGATTTGTATTATGCTTGATACAAAAGGGATGCAATGAAGCCCTGTATGGCTACACCACTGATTATGCTGACCCTAGAAGAGAGAATCAGAATCAAGGtcccaatttttttttgttgagggATACATAGATATTGTTAAATCAAGGTTCTCCAGTGCATGTGTACAGTACTACAGTATAAGATATCAtgcatataaatattatttttataacgtCACATGCTttcaataaaaagatattttactCAGTATATGTATAATGTATCTTATCCatgaatattattttatattttttatcatcaCTCCTACAATTATCAATATTTAGATGAAATGAGAATTAAATCTTCACCCACTCAATTTAGAAGTAAAAACAGAAACAAGTGTAAGTTGGTTATTTTTCtcaaagcaaaaaataaaattctgatTAAAGGTTCTGAATAGAGATGGCAACAAATAGGGTAGAATAGAGTTTGAACTCTACCTTAATTTTATTTGCGAGTTGAAAACTTTCTTAAAACTCTACTCTACCCTGTCCACAGGTTGAAAACCCTAACTCGACCCGCATCAAAGTTCTAAACCATATCCTACttgcagaaaaataaatttttaggcaaatataaaatttaaccattctaaatttcatacatattaataaaataaaaaataaaaaattaagtccaaataaaaattaaaaacaataaaatcttaaaaaattcaacataaaattataaataatatgatcatcaactaACTTAgtgattatttcaaatttttataagacAAAAATTGTGGGTTCAACACTCACTTTTTTCACTACATACAtaatttttacatatatattatataatatattaggagTGCGGATAGAGTAGGGTATACCCTTAACCCGTATCCTACCCTACCTGCAGGCAAACTCACACCACACCCTACCCTATCCATGGGTTGGTCTGGGTTGAGTACCCGCAGGTAgggtatatattttattaattggatGCATGGCAAACGGAAAAACACTTAGGTGGTAAAATGGAAGGGTTAATAGACACATGGCATTACATGTTTTGCAAAAGAAAGGTAACCATTCATATTATAAGCCATCGTTACAAATTAAGATACTAAAAAAGAAGATTCATTTAACCGGACAACCAccacatgaaggaagaacaactGGGCACCTAGAATCTTGGATCATCTCATGCATCTGTTGAAAGAACACAACGGAGACATCCTCCTTCGTGCATAAGATCGAAAGCCTTGTTGATCTCGCCAAGCGTCAGATTGTGGGTAATGTACTCATCAACCTTGATTTCCTGCAAAAACGAGCAAAATATAAGGTCAAGCCtcctcaaaaataaaattataaaaaaaagaaacacttCCCAACAATATTGGAGTTTGATACACTTGAGAAAAACTGTAGGAAGCATCTTAAGATGCATCAAATTGAACTTGGTGCATCGTAAGCAAAGGTAATCCAATGGTTAGAATTGAATCGTGAGAGTGGCATCCATTATGATTCAACCTTAGTGCATGATGCACCGGATTCAGCCCAATGCATAATAGCATTCTCCAAACATTTACCTTCTTCAAGTACTTCTCCACAAGCCAAGGCACTTGTGACCTGCTCTTGAAGCCACCAAAAGCTGTTCCTTTCCAGACACGCCCCGTCACCAATTGGAAAGGGCGGGTAGATATCTCTTGGCCCGATGCTGCAACACCCACGATAACTGATGTTCCCCAGCCCTGGAATTTTTCAGCAAAACATATATTTTCATGGTTATGTCCATCTAGAGTAATATTTGAACAATTGAGTCAATGTGGCACTGCTGCGGCAGTGTTCACCTTGTGGCAGCATTCCAGAGCAGCTCTCATGACGGAGACATTCCCAATGCACTCAAAGCTATAATCAACTCCGCCATCTGTAAGATCAACTATGACCTGCTGAATTGGTTTATCGTGTTCTTTAGGATTAATAAACTCGGTGACTCCAAAGTTCTTCGCTGCAAGGTAAAATAGCAAGAGAAGTAAACAGAAGAACATGTATTTAAAGTTGCACACAGTAAGACAACACTCTTGCTTAGAAATAAGAAACCTTGGAGCATATCACTTCACAACATCAAGGGCATATGTTTCAGACATTTACCTGTATCAAATTTCTTGCTATCGATATCAATGCCAATAATACGAGATGCACCGGCACTTTTTGCACCCTCTGCAACCTGTAAgtataaaataatcaattgcaGTGGTAGTTCGATACCAAGCAAAAAACACATTTACTACTACGCTAACTACAGGAAAGAAACTTACAGCAAGACCAACAGTTCCAAGGCCAAAAACAGCAACAATTGACCCTGGTTCAACTTTTGCAGTGTTCCATACAGCTCCAAgccctaaaaaataaaaaataacagttTTCTTAAATGCATAACAAGAAAAGAACAAGGCACAGGAAGGCGTGACTCAACTGTAGTCTTTTAAATATAGCACTAAAACCAGAacaaagggaagaaagaaaggaaaaagaaaatgaatatcCAACAagcttactctttttttttttttttgggggggggggggggtattATATTAATTGATAAACTATCATGTTAAGAAGCTTAAGAGTGCTATTAGGCTACTTTCTTATCGAATTTAAACAACGGCAGGTGATAATGATGAATCCATGAGAGACCAACAAAAACTAAGCCTTGTCCTATTATAGGCTACATGAACCAGAAGATGCAAAAGTCAATTAGACATCATTACATCAAACTCAAACTCTGAATTATTCAAGCTGACGACTTATATTGTATGAAATCCATCTCGATGGGCAAACCTAACATCAATGTCCAAGCACATTTCAACAATCCATTGAGCATGGAgcatttaataatcaaataaccAACACGTGGGCTTGCTCACCAAGTGGCCTTGGCAACATAATCTCAATACACTTTGTAATTGCGAAAAGGAGAAAGACAACACTTACCGGTTGGAACACCGCAACCAAGAAGACAAACTTTATCCAAAGGAGCAGCTGGATCAATCTTAGCCACACTTACATCATGAACAACAGTGTACTGGCTGAAGGTGGAAGTTCCCATGAAATGATAAATGGTCTTCCCATTGATAGAGAAACGACTTTTGCGGTCGCTAAGCATCACTCCAACTCCAGTGGCGGAACGAACCTTCCCACAGAGGTTCGTTTTTCCAGATTTGCAGAACTTGCACTCACCACATTCAGCCTGGTAACATGGAATAACATGATCCCCAGGCTGCACATTAGTAACACCTTCTCCAACACTCTCCACAATTCTGCAcccataaataaataaactaaataaacgAAATCCCCTCaatcaacaatcacacaacccAATGTTAAACATGACAATGTTATGATGCagtaagaaggaaaaaaaataaaaataaaaataaaaataaagttggtGCACCCTAGATCAAGATAATCTAATATACAGATTTATCATCACTTTATAACAATAACTTCTACAAAACCTATACCATCAGATTTTAGCGCATCAAAACCCAAGTTCAACCTGGACCATTCAAATCATACCATGTAACAAAACATGctcttcattaaaaaaaaaaattactcaccCAGCAGCTTCATGGCCAAGGATACAAGGGAAGAGACCTTCAGGATCCTGCAAAGCATGATTTAGATAAATGAGCATTTAATATTTAGCAggaaaaaaaact
This window contains:
- the LOC112758806 gene encoding alcohol dehydrogenase class-3, yielding MATQGQVITCKAAVAWEPNKPLSIEDVQVAPPQAGEVRVKILYTALCHTDAYTWSGKDPEGLFPCILGHEAAGIVESVGEGVTNVQPGDHVIPCYQAECGECKFCKSGKTNLCGKVRSATGVGVMLSDRKSRFSINGKTIYHFMGTSTFSQYTVVHDVSVAKIDPAAPLDKVCLLGCGVPTGLGAVWNTAKVEPGSIVAVFGLGTVGLAVAEGAKSAGASRIIGIDIDSKKFDTAKNFGVTEFINPKEHDKPIQQVIVDLTDGGVDYSFECIGNVSVMRAALECCHKGWGTSVIVGVAASGQEISTRPFQLVTGRVWKGTAFGGFKSRSQVPWLVEKYLKKEIKVDEYITHNLTLGEINKAFDLMHEGGCLRCVLSTDA